A portion of the Simkania negevensis Z genome contains these proteins:
- a CDS encoding MATE family efflux transporter, giving the protein MTLVTGKQSLTKYPLASFRELSALAFPLILSLLSANLVIFVDRYFLSIYSLEAFEACTAAGGLFFLFQVTTLRFVTTIQAFVSHALGSRQKEKAFSYTWQMIWFSLLSFFLIGPIGHLVGYAFFKGTPIEALAKIYYNYLIWGNVLFALEGTLSSFLAGTGHTRKILHIHLIANLLNVGFSFFLIFGIEGWIPPLGVNGAAIGTLLAKAASCIWFAYYFLKISKIKWMKIIPTQFLECIRKAMPRAIGSFITVLAWNAAAHILIQRGGIDLLVCSFGVSVFMPLINDGVGQAFLSVSSYLLGSNKLQLFPKLFRSTAIFIFLNMCLMSVPFLLYPNILISFFEHIPFSFEERSALLNTCICIALCYFTNSIYVISFMLITAFKDTLFYMTFQTTLGTLSFFLPIFILAKLNSWTPEWFWLANSLNCVPFTLIYFMRCNKLAKRKTDYLQGKQAPGAHPIDVTTRSLRS; this is encoded by the coding sequence ATGACTTTAGTTACTGGAAAACAATCTCTAACTAAATATCCTCTTGCAAGTTTCAGAGAGCTATCTGCATTGGCTTTTCCTTTGATTTTATCGCTGCTTTCTGCCAATTTAGTCATTTTTGTAGATCGTTATTTCTTATCTATCTACTCATTAGAAGCGTTTGAAGCCTGTACTGCTGCAGGAGGACTTTTTTTTCTTTTTCAAGTTACCACCTTGCGCTTCGTCACAACTATTCAAGCCTTTGTTAGCCATGCACTAGGCTCGAGACAGAAAGAAAAAGCTTTTTCGTACACCTGGCAAATGATTTGGTTTTCACTCCTTTCTTTCTTTCTGATAGGCCCAATCGGACATCTAGTTGGTTATGCCTTTTTTAAGGGAACACCCATTGAAGCACTTGCAAAGATATACTATAACTATCTGATCTGGGGAAATGTACTCTTCGCTCTTGAAGGTACCTTAAGCTCTTTTCTTGCAGGGACAGGTCACACACGTAAGATTCTGCATATTCACTTGATAGCAAACTTACTCAATGTAGGGTTTAGCTTCTTCCTCATTTTTGGTATCGAAGGATGGATACCTCCTCTTGGGGTCAATGGTGCAGCCATTGGAACTCTTCTAGCAAAAGCAGCATCTTGCATATGGTTTGCTTATTATTTTCTAAAAATTTCGAAAATTAAGTGGATGAAAATCATACCTACCCAATTTTTAGAATGTATCCGTAAAGCTATGCCTAGAGCTATTGGGTCTTTTATTACCGTTTTAGCATGGAATGCAGCAGCTCATATCCTCATTCAAAGGGGCGGAATTGATCTCCTCGTTTGCTCTTTTGGTGTAAGTGTTTTTATGCCACTAATCAATGACGGCGTTGGACAAGCATTTTTATCCGTTAGTTCCTACTTGCTAGGAAGCAACAAGTTGCAGCTTTTTCCAAAACTTTTTCGTTCAACCGCAATTTTCATTTTTTTAAATATGTGTCTTATGTCGGTCCCTTTCTTGCTCTATCCTAACATATTGATCAGCTTCTTTGAGCACATTCCATTTTCTTTTGAAGAACGTTCAGCTCTTCTTAATACATGCATCTGCATTGCTCTTTGTTACTTTACAAACAGTATTTACGTGATATCTTTTATGTTGATTACAGCTTTTAAGGACACACTTTTTTACATGACTTTCCAAACCACTCTCGGTACCCTATCATTTTTTTTACCGATTTTTATTTTGGCAAAACTAAACAGCTGGACACCTGAGTGGTTTTGGCTTGCCAACTCTCTAAATTGTGTCCCATTCACTCTTATTTATTTTATGCGCTGTAATAAACTCGCTAAAAGAAAAACGGATTACTTGCAGGGAAAACAAGCTCCCGGAGCACATCCAATAGATGTGACAACAAGATCATTAAGATCCTGA
- a CDS encoding SDR family NAD(P)-dependent oxidoreductase: MKRALITGATSDLGQALANALATEGYTLFLTAPDPEKLEKLKRLGHCLAADLTSEREREKVIQWMKKHPPTLLINNAGAGLYGPALEFETNEQLSLLKLNAEATLALCLEGARCMKRPGTILNISSAAAWMPYPYFSVYSASKRFLLDFSQAFDAEIRQTGLRVLCACPGQIATSFRIKASKGRFQDKTPLTLPIEKVVHSLLKQIEKKKRVQVIDWRYQILLTLMKWLPSRVQSSILQKTLSKRFLSN, translated from the coding sequence ATGAAACGGGCGCTCATCACAGGAGCCACCTCTGACCTAGGTCAAGCTCTCGCAAATGCGTTAGCAACTGAAGGGTACACCCTTTTTCTCACAGCACCTGATCCCGAAAAACTCGAAAAACTAAAGCGACTTGGCCATTGCCTTGCTGCAGATCTTACCTCAGAAAGGGAGCGAGAAAAGGTCATCCAATGGATGAAAAAGCATCCTCCTACCCTTCTCATTAACAATGCAGGTGCTGGTTTGTATGGTCCTGCTTTGGAATTCGAGACAAACGAGCAGCTTTCTCTTCTCAAACTGAATGCAGAAGCGACTCTCGCACTCTGCTTAGAAGGGGCTCGGTGTATGAAGCGCCCAGGAACCATTCTCAATATCAGTTCAGCAGCAGCATGGATGCCCTATCCCTACTTTAGTGTCTATAGCGCATCGAAACGGTTCTTGCTTGATTTCTCTCAAGCTTTTGATGCCGAAATCCGCCAAACAGGGCTCCGCGTTCTTTGCGCTTGCCCTGGTCAAATCGCCACCTCTTTTCGAATCAAAGCCTCTAAAGGGCGCTTTCAAGACAAGACCCCATTAACTCTACCTATAGAAAAGGTTGTACACAGCCTACTCAAACAGATCGAGAAAAAAAAGCGGGTTCAAGTGATTGATTGGAGGTATCAGATCCTTCTGACCCTCATGAAGTGGTTGCCCTCTAGAGTTCAAAGCTCAATTCTGCAAAAAACCCTATCTAAAAGATTCTTATCTAACTAA
- a CDS encoding HD family phosphohydrolase, with translation MAEESKEKSKWIQALQKDHLGKRLLIAVCILIALAFFIHFREVRVDILELDSSAKNYVVAQVDFEFPDEEGTVIMRQQSAQDIGAIYELSSKAVEKKRLQFDNFLIHDQRWRNLLPNSTFEDMYQAGDAVKDLLLEARFSDQRTLQRLKSLKLLKDNYFLLPPSFDGNSIILPESFWESVQNQVLDQNKFQGPTVAYVLDYFQTVSWPLEKDTTAQRSLRKMVETTVPEKYRRIQAGTRIIDQGEKISASHIAMVQSMKKAIAEGRKLWEPLPLLSSFVFATIITFLGAFYFRMSHPKIFHSVQKLSLFATIIILTLFLAKVTEFFLLRNATGLLEVVRYPVFVPFAAILITVLLDAELALFSTFLLTIVLGLSLAVDHSRFLTANLITGVVAVLSCRTMRKRKEVFAVCAKIWVSCIPIFFVYNFAQDVFWNFYILSDLTSTFAFLVLTSILIVGLLPIFESIFHIMTDITLMEYMDPNNELLRRLSVEAPGTYQHCLVVGSIAEAAAQAIGANGLFCRVSTLYHDIGKLSNPHYFTENQMGGFNIHQLLTPLESTQVIIAHVIDGEVLARKFGLPQGFIDVIREHHGTTLVYYFYCKQVEQMGGDVDAVDENQFRYPGPKPHSKESAIIMMADTVEAASRSLEEVSEASITELVERLIGEKLEDGQFDSCELTFKEFETIKRTIIKNLAVARHLRIKYPEKQA, from the coding sequence ATGGCCGAAGAATCTAAGGAAAAATCTAAGTGGATCCAGGCGCTTCAAAAGGATCACTTAGGAAAGCGACTTTTAATCGCTGTATGTATTTTGATTGCGCTTGCGTTTTTTATTCACTTTCGCGAAGTGCGGGTTGATATTTTAGAACTTGATAGTTCCGCAAAAAACTACGTTGTTGCGCAAGTCGATTTTGAATTTCCTGATGAAGAAGGGACTGTCATTATGCGCCAGCAATCGGCTCAAGATATCGGCGCCATTTATGAACTCAGTTCAAAAGCTGTGGAAAAAAAACGGCTCCAATTTGACAACTTTTTGATTCACGATCAAAGGTGGCGCAATCTTCTTCCGAACAGCACCTTCGAGGATATGTATCAAGCGGGCGACGCAGTGAAAGACCTTCTGTTAGAAGCCCGTTTTTCCGATCAGCGCACCTTGCAACGGCTTAAATCTCTCAAACTTCTCAAAGATAACTACTTTCTTCTTCCTCCCTCCTTTGATGGAAACTCGATCATTTTGCCTGAAAGTTTTTGGGAAAGTGTGCAAAACCAAGTTTTAGATCAAAACAAATTTCAAGGACCGACTGTTGCTTACGTCTTAGATTACTTTCAAACTGTTTCGTGGCCTCTTGAAAAAGACACGACAGCCCAACGTAGTTTGCGAAAAATGGTAGAAACAACAGTCCCCGAAAAGTACCGTAGAATTCAAGCTGGAACCCGCATTATCGATCAAGGGGAGAAAATCAGTGCGTCTCATATTGCCATGGTTCAATCGATGAAAAAAGCCATTGCTGAAGGGCGCAAATTGTGGGAGCCGCTCCCTCTTTTAAGTAGTTTCGTATTTGCAACAATCATCACATTTTTGGGGGCATTCTACTTCCGAATGAGTCATCCCAAGATTTTTCATTCGGTTCAAAAACTTTCCCTCTTTGCTACGATCATTATTCTCACTTTGTTTCTTGCGAAAGTGACCGAGTTTTTCTTATTGCGTAATGCGACAGGCTTACTTGAGGTGGTGCGTTATCCCGTCTTTGTTCCTTTTGCTGCGATTTTAATCACTGTTTTGCTCGATGCCGAGTTAGCCCTTTTTTCGACCTTTTTACTGACTATTGTTTTAGGGCTGTCGTTAGCTGTAGATCACAGCCGTTTTTTAACAGCCAACCTTATCACAGGTGTTGTGGCTGTTTTAAGTTGCCGAACCATGCGCAAACGGAAAGAGGTTTTTGCCGTTTGTGCCAAGATTTGGGTGTCTTGTATTCCCATTTTCTTTGTGTACAACTTTGCGCAAGATGTTTTTTGGAACTTCTACATTCTTTCTGATTTGACAAGCACGTTTGCATTTCTTGTTCTGACATCCATTCTCATTGTTGGGCTTCTCCCTATTTTTGAGTCGATTTTCCATATCATGACTGACATCACACTGATGGAATACATGGACCCCAATAATGAGCTACTGCGTAGACTCAGCGTGGAAGCACCTGGAACCTACCAGCACTGTCTTGTAGTAGGAAGTATTGCTGAAGCAGCAGCGCAAGCAATTGGAGCGAATGGCCTTTTTTGCCGCGTCTCAACCCTTTATCATGACATTGGAAAACTTTCCAACCCCCACTATTTCACAGAAAATCAAATGGGCGGGTTCAACATTCACCAGCTTCTCACTCCTTTAGAGTCGACTCAGGTGATCATTGCTCATGTGATAGATGGTGAGGTTCTCGCTCGCAAGTTTGGGTTACCTCAAGGATTCATCGATGTTATTCGCGAGCACCATGGAACTACTCTTGTTTACTACTTTTATTGTAAGCAAGTGGAACAGATGGGAGGCGATGTCGATGCTGTTGATGAAAATCAATTCCGTTATCCTGGACCTAAACCCCATAGCAAAGAGTCTGCTATTATCATGATGGCCGACACAGTGGAAGCCGCTTCCCGTTCATTAGAAGAGGTCAGTGAAGCGTCAATCACTGAGCTTGTCGAGCGGCTTATTGGGGAAAAGCTTGAAGATGGACAGTTTGACTCTTGTGAGCTCACGTTCAAAGAGTTTGAAACCATTAAGCGGACGATCATTAAAAACCTTGCCGTTGCCCGCCACCTCCGCATCAAATATCCAGAAAAGCAGGCCTAA
- the dnaX gene encoding DNA polymerase III subunit gamma/tau: protein MTTYQGLAKKYRPQKFSEVFQQDPIVQTIKNALRLNRVGHAYLFCGTRGTGKTTLARLFAKALNCQNLSDEQEPCNNCPSCKEVVSGHSLDVIEVDGASNRGIDDIRNLNETVGYASSSGKYKIYIIDEVHMLTKEAFNALLKTLEEPPEHVIFFFATTEPHKVLPTIISRCQRFDLKRITPEKILEKLKQILQDLGFQAEEDALHLIAAHADGSLRDAESLLDRLLCFHEEEITAEKLSETLGLVSRDLFFKLDQAALSHDLLFAFQLSEQVFNEGAHLEYFLESLANHYRNLLVIKLGKAQELGALLTASDKEKYLKSASFYTQEQCLEILDILRSQLEQLPKSPFKRIDLEILLLQIIRSMKKMPLDQLVNQLVELKSAVSQAPTQSKKSASLIEEPKVQVITSDEEPSPFKEVALLPQQAPSPEIASPPLKTEAPSPASQEITPPLQEAPPPQIHAEKIDSAVQKKIKHDKVMCFASVELSGSIRKG from the coding sequence ATGACAACCTATCAAGGCCTAGCTAAAAAGTACCGACCTCAAAAATTTTCTGAAGTGTTTCAGCAAGATCCAATCGTACAGACAATCAAAAATGCGTTGCGCCTCAATCGCGTCGGTCATGCCTACCTTTTTTGCGGCACACGGGGAACTGGAAAAACGACACTCGCCCGCCTCTTTGCAAAAGCCTTGAATTGTCAAAATCTATCTGATGAGCAAGAACCTTGTAACAATTGCCCTTCTTGCAAAGAAGTCGTCTCAGGTCACTCACTCGATGTCATCGAAGTCGATGGAGCTTCCAATCGAGGGATCGACGACATCCGAAATCTCAACGAAACAGTTGGCTATGCCTCTTCTTCAGGAAAGTATAAGATTTATATTATCGATGAAGTTCATATGCTCACCAAAGAGGCCTTCAATGCTCTCTTAAAAACACTAGAAGAGCCTCCCGAACATGTCATTTTCTTTTTCGCCACCACCGAACCCCATAAAGTCTTACCTACAATCATCAGCCGTTGCCAGCGGTTTGACTTAAAACGGATCACTCCTGAAAAAATCTTAGAAAAACTCAAACAAATTCTCCAAGACTTAGGTTTCCAAGCTGAAGAAGATGCTCTCCATCTCATTGCCGCACATGCTGATGGAAGTTTGCGCGACGCAGAATCACTTCTCGATCGCCTTCTCTGTTTTCACGAAGAGGAAATCACCGCAGAAAAGCTCTCTGAAACTCTCGGTCTCGTTTCGCGTGACCTATTTTTCAAACTCGATCAAGCAGCACTAAGTCACGATCTCCTCTTTGCCTTTCAACTTTCCGAGCAAGTGTTTAATGAAGGTGCCCACCTTGAGTACTTTTTAGAAAGCTTAGCGAATCACTACCGCAATCTCCTTGTGATCAAGCTTGGCAAAGCGCAAGAACTGGGCGCTCTTCTCACTGCCTCCGATAAAGAAAAATATCTTAAGTCTGCCTCCTTCTATACTCAAGAGCAATGTTTAGAAATTCTAGACATTCTCCGTTCCCAATTAGAGCAGCTCCCTAAAAGTCCCTTTAAGCGAATCGACTTAGAAATCTTGCTCCTTCAAATCATTCGCTCGATGAAAAAAATGCCGCTTGATCAATTAGTGAATCAACTCGTCGAATTGAAAAGTGCTGTTTCGCAAGCCCCCACTCAAAGCAAAAAAAGCGCTTCACTTATAGAAGAACCTAAAGTCCAAGTTATCACTTCCGACGAAGAACCCTCCCCTTTTAAAGAAGTTGCTCTATTACCCCAACAAGCCCCTTCTCCTGAGATAGCAAGTCCTCCTCTAAAGACAGAAGCTCCATCGCCTGCATCACAAGAAATCACCCCGCCCCTTCAAGAAGCTCCTCCCCCTCAGATTCATGCTGAAAAAATTGACAGCGCAGTTCAAAAAAAGATTAAGCATGATAAAGTCATGTGTTTTGCCAGTGTGGAGCTCAGCGGCTCTATAAGAAAGGGATGA
- a CDS encoding peptide ABC transporter substrate-binding protein, whose protein sequence is MTSVFKTVSKWLEVPHPILSCELRQVLESLLEVVNSILRLEEIENEKALREIVSKLPQVSCTYTNDDAGIVKVTFLSLEFPSLDTNRFVYELFDRFVLSKSRCFELESKAFTFEFKAKDMPRLYVADYLIHLSEKQSYERFKEKVMILKEQLRLALLNKNFSFRLALSHHVRLDRKITAIHSQVLRYIEEKGEEFDTQFLLDVDRWLMAFSQDFLEKRSPLLLAKALFNLISIRRELEWKETIDSSKRHIQLSFFPSSLSFTFGTKPVLGCTIGVGLNPSCERFVEKHLSSALEAVIPSANLLISPEVHLEKSNIQMMYIEFEREDGMRFTDEEIEKLKSQLPIEIEARVQRFVPELFMVRNEEEIMKNILTLTKEIRSAEDFPQVTVRYEQHDEETLVFCVILVRILKEGQDSVTEAFSKVNHSLALIPERTQIVSYLGGKDPVEANVFRVQLSDVNPFTRRNFSFNFFEARHHVIEVIEAAVGEIRDYNGGMILKQSENLVRFKQAFSEVDSENPEFLEKFFYSLNPIEIQATIETESLKLFFETFSSLLEAEEEGFFSYRFHRKGSQLFLFTRCNDHHFRAAFEEELEKQDLKHKLMISSSLLHHGFRYEGVIFDNHEEIELQLEGILKNYLKHQIKPKVLNLNLETKIFLDPRIGGDHQSSMINKMLFEGLMRLDEQGTPQLAIAEKVEVSDDQTRYLFTLRESYWSNGMKVLAEDFEYAWKKVLSPGFNTRFAYLFYPIKNARLAKEGQCSVDEVKVKALDDTHLEIHLETPTPYFLESTTLGLYSPVNSYIDRIHPNWAQERGDRFICNGPFRLRENRSFYAFELAKNHRFWNQDSIKLDHILLSRVNSRKATELFCTKKLDWLGPPLGYGRSNFSQLGEKIHYLPTTKSLWYLFNNQIFPFTNHKIRQAFCLAVNRCEIIGTNRDCMLPAYSHLPLNHTELFRGHKGMEENSERAEQLFKEGLDELGITKREFPQVTVIHYNSEASNRTSHLLKKQWREILGISCRIEPYEFADLFERLGRGEFQVGCFCWISWINDPIYTLNIYRNRDEKLNVFFWEDQEYQTLLDLADHELDLDKRLEYLHEAAKIFSNQHLILPIYYEYERYLKSENLQVPIVNNLGFVNYAYSRFK, encoded by the coding sequence ATGACGTCAGTTTTTAAAACTGTATCAAAATGGCTTGAGGTTCCTCATCCCATTTTGTCATGTGAACTCCGACAAGTTCTAGAAAGCTTGCTGGAAGTTGTGAATAGTATTCTCCGATTGGAAGAGATTGAAAACGAAAAAGCCCTGCGAGAAATCGTTTCTAAACTTCCTCAAGTTTCCTGCACCTATACAAATGATGATGCAGGGATTGTCAAAGTTACATTTCTTTCTTTAGAGTTTCCGTCACTTGATACCAATCGCTTTGTGTACGAGCTGTTTGACCGGTTTGTCCTTTCGAAAAGTCGCTGTTTTGAGCTCGAGTCAAAAGCTTTTACATTTGAGTTCAAAGCGAAAGATATGCCACGTCTCTATGTTGCAGACTATCTGATCCATCTCAGTGAAAAGCAGTCATATGAACGATTTAAAGAAAAAGTCATGATCTTGAAAGAGCAACTTCGACTCGCTCTCTTAAATAAAAACTTCTCTTTTCGTCTAGCACTTTCTCACCATGTCCGTCTTGATCGGAAAATCACAGCGATTCATTCACAAGTTCTGCGCTACATTGAAGAAAAAGGTGAGGAATTTGACACGCAATTCTTGCTTGATGTCGACCGGTGGCTTATGGCTTTTAGCCAAGATTTTTTGGAAAAGCGTTCGCCTCTTCTTCTTGCAAAAGCTCTTTTTAATCTCATTTCAATCAGGCGTGAATTGGAATGGAAAGAGACAATTGATTCAAGTAAAAGACACATCCAACTCTCTTTCTTTCCCTCAAGCTTGAGTTTTACGTTTGGAACAAAACCTGTGTTAGGATGCACCATTGGAGTCGGGCTCAATCCTTCCTGTGAGCGATTTGTTGAGAAGCATTTGAGTTCGGCATTGGAAGCGGTCATTCCTTCAGCCAACTTGTTAATTTCTCCTGAAGTTCATTTAGAAAAATCGAATATTCAGATGATGTATATCGAATTTGAAAGAGAAGATGGCATGCGTTTTACAGATGAAGAAATAGAAAAACTAAAATCCCAACTACCTATTGAAATAGAAGCGCGCGTTCAACGATTTGTTCCTGAGCTTTTCATGGTTCGAAATGAAGAAGAGATCATGAAAAACATTTTAACCCTCACAAAAGAAATTCGGAGCGCAGAAGACTTTCCTCAGGTCACGGTCCGTTATGAACAACACGATGAAGAAACACTTGTTTTTTGTGTCATTCTGGTGCGGATTTTAAAAGAAGGCCAAGACTCAGTGACAGAGGCGTTTTCTAAAGTGAATCACTCACTTGCGCTTATTCCCGAACGGACACAAATTGTCAGTTATCTTGGGGGAAAAGATCCTGTAGAAGCAAATGTATTTCGTGTGCAACTTTCTGATGTCAACCCATTTACGAGACGGAATTTTTCCTTCAACTTTTTTGAAGCACGCCATCATGTGATCGAAGTGATTGAAGCTGCTGTCGGAGAGATTCGAGATTATAATGGAGGGATGATTCTCAAACAGAGCGAAAATCTCGTCCGTTTTAAACAGGCTTTTTCAGAAGTCGATTCAGAAAATCCCGAATTTCTCGAAAAGTTTTTCTATTCACTTAACCCCATTGAAATTCAAGCAACCATCGAAACGGAATCGCTGAAACTCTTTTTCGAAACGTTTTCTTCCTTGCTTGAAGCAGAAGAAGAAGGTTTTTTCTCCTACCGCTTTCATAGAAAGGGAAGTCAACTGTTTCTCTTCACGAGATGTAACGATCATCATTTTAGGGCGGCATTTGAAGAGGAGCTTGAAAAGCAAGACCTGAAACATAAGCTGATGATTTCATCTTCACTTCTCCATCATGGGTTCCGCTACGAAGGAGTGATTTTTGACAATCACGAAGAGATCGAGCTGCAGCTAGAGGGAATTTTAAAAAACTACTTAAAACATCAAATCAAACCCAAGGTTTTGAATCTTAATTTAGAGACAAAAATATTCTTAGATCCAAGAATAGGAGGAGATCATCAATCAAGCATGATTAATAAAATGCTCTTCGAAGGGCTCATGCGCTTAGATGAGCAGGGAACGCCTCAACTTGCTATTGCCGAGAAAGTTGAAGTTTCTGACGACCAAACGCGTTATCTCTTTACTTTAAGAGAATCCTACTGGTCAAATGGGATGAAGGTTTTGGCAGAAGACTTTGAATATGCTTGGAAGAAAGTTTTATCCCCAGGATTTAATACCCGCTTTGCTTACCTTTTCTACCCCATAAAAAATGCCCGTTTGGCTAAAGAAGGGCAATGCAGTGTAGATGAAGTCAAAGTCAAAGCTCTTGACGATACTCATTTAGAGATCCACCTAGAAACCCCTACTCCCTATTTTTTAGAATCTACGACATTAGGGCTCTATTCTCCAGTGAACTCCTATATCGATCGAATCCATCCTAATTGGGCGCAAGAAAGAGGGGATCGGTTCATTTGCAACGGTCCATTTCGTCTACGAGAAAACCGCTCATTTTATGCATTTGAATTAGCCAAGAACCATCGTTTTTGGAATCAAGATTCGATTAAACTCGATCATATTTTACTGTCCCGAGTCAATAGTCGAAAGGCAACTGAACTCTTCTGTACAAAGAAACTTGACTGGCTCGGCCCTCCTTTAGGCTATGGAAGAAGTAATTTCTCGCAGCTTGGAGAAAAAATTCACTATTTGCCCACCACAAAGTCTCTATGGTACCTCTTTAACAATCAGATATTTCCCTTTACAAATCATAAGATTCGTCAAGCTTTTTGTCTTGCTGTAAACCGTTGTGAAATCATTGGCACCAATCGGGACTGCATGCTACCAGCTTACTCTCATCTTCCTCTCAATCATACGGAGTTATTTCGAGGTCATAAAGGAATGGAAGAAAATTCTGAAAGGGCTGAGCAGCTTTTTAAGGAGGGATTAGATGAACTTGGGATAACCAAAAGAGAATTTCCTCAAGTAACAGTTATCCACTATAACAGTGAAGCTTCAAATCGCACTTCACATTTACTTAAAAAGCAATGGAGAGAAATACTAGGTATAAGCTGCCGCATTGAGCCTTATGAGTTTGCTGATCTCTTTGAAAGGTTAGGTAGAGGTGAATTTCAAGTTGGCTGTTTTTGTTGGATTTCTTGGATCAATGATCCAATCTATACGCTAAATATCTATCGAAACAGAGATGAGAAACTCAATGTTTTCTTTTGGGAGGATCAAGAGTATCAAACACTCTTAGATCTTGCAGATCATGAATTAGACCTTGATAAGCGGCTAGAGTATCTTCATGAAGCAGCTAAGATCTTCTCAAATCAGCATTTGATTTTGCCGATCTACTATGAATATGAGCGGTATTTAAAAAGCGAAAACTTACAAGTTCCAATTGTAAATAACTTAGGATTTGTTAACTACGCTTATAGTCGCTTCAAATAA
- a CDS encoding macro domain-containing protein — MTVKNDTSFSFTDTCPVLNYFDQMRQKYRLEPFEDKRAEVNFKVSLENWGSSCDASHLTRRQFYRVENYYTLDQVAQEAPFKMKLTSEDGKRSIDVYLVREPINRFEADAVINAANETLLGGGGADQEIHEGAGPNLVKECAYHNGCEVGEAVITKGYDLPAKYVLHTVGPLLLEDGQGDKPALASCYKNCLNLCDRYKLESVVAPCVACGFYAFPLNDAAAVVKRTLKEYLVNGGSTVKTVILSVPKDKEWAAYQKVFQS; from the coding sequence ATGACAGTTAAAAATGATACAAGTTTTTCATTTACAGATACTTGCCCTGTCTTGAATTACTTCGATCAGATGCGTCAGAAGTATCGCTTAGAGCCTTTTGAGGATAAGCGGGCAGAAGTTAATTTTAAGGTTTCTCTCGAAAACTGGGGAAGCTCCTGTGATGCGTCCCATTTGACCCGCCGTCAATTTTACCGAGTGGAAAATTACTATACCCTTGATCAGGTTGCTCAAGAAGCTCCCTTCAAAATGAAGTTGACATCAGAAGATGGTAAAAGATCGATTGATGTCTATTTAGTCCGGGAGCCGATCAATCGATTTGAGGCGGATGCTGTCATCAATGCTGCTAATGAGACCCTTTTAGGGGGTGGTGGTGCTGATCAGGAAATCCATGAGGGTGCAGGTCCGAATCTTGTGAAGGAATGCGCCTATCATAATGGTTGTGAAGTTGGTGAGGCAGTGATCACTAAAGGGTATGATCTCCCAGCAAAATATGTGCTTCACACTGTAGGGCCACTTCTTCTAGAAGATGGACAAGGGGATAAACCAGCACTAGCAAGCTGTTACAAAAATTGTCTGAATCTCTGCGATAGATACAAATTGGAATCAGTTGTGGCTCCTTGCGTGGCGTGCGGTTTTTACGCCTTTCCATTGAATGATGCAGCAGCAGTCGTGAAAAGAACATTAAAAGAGTATCTTGTAAACGGCGGCTCGACTGTGAAGACCGTCATCCTGTCTGTTCCAAAAGATAAGGAATGGGCAGCCTATCAAAAAGTTTTTCAATCTTAA
- a CDS encoding YbaB/EbfC family nucleoid-associated protein, whose translation MGSGFSKMKKQARQFQEQMSKMQEEMEKMEVTGSAGNGLVEVTLTGDNKLKKLKIKPECVDPDDIEGLEDLITAAFNEASGKLQENSPGSSLLDSFPLGNLPFG comes from the coding sequence ATGGGTAGCGGTTTCTCCAAAATGAAAAAGCAAGCTCGACAATTCCAAGAGCAGATGTCGAAAATGCAAGAAGAAATGGAAAAAATGGAAGTGACTGGGTCTGCTGGAAATGGCCTAGTTGAAGTGACCCTAACCGGTGATAATAAACTCAAAAAGCTTAAGATTAAGCCTGAATGCGTCGATCCCGATGATATTGAAGGGCTTGAAGATCTCATCACAGCTGCGTTTAACGAAGCAAGTGGCAAATTGCAAGAAAATAGCCCTGGTTCTTCGCTTCTCGATAGTTTCCCATTAGGCAATCTTCCTTTTGGTTAA
- a CDS encoding ubiquitin-like domain-containing protein: MSAISSYASSATAKSSITNTMPNNKYESILNNVPKNLYKAFNRWLILPEINTDADRQAVAAKIEGLAKKKGEGFKGDFIPTTKFGEHAKGDKIPFTLLDPKTPVGQIKKEISKLTNIPGEEISISFFSMRKLNDHITFSEDLSCHGKGGERFWISRNTASALAPEVKDPEADC; encoded by the coding sequence ATGTCCGCAATTTCTAGCTATGCTTCATCTGCAACAGCAAAATCATCGATCACAAATACAATGCCTAATAACAAATACGAATCCATCCTAAATAATGTTCCAAAGAACCTGTATAAAGCTTTCAATCGTTGGCTGATTCTACCTGAGATCAATACCGATGCAGATCGTCAAGCAGTTGCAGCAAAAATCGAAGGATTGGCTAAGAAAAAGGGTGAGGGATTTAAAGGAGACTTCATTCCGACTACAAAGTTTGGGGAACATGCTAAAGGAGACAAAATTCCTTTTACACTTCTCGATCCCAAAACACCTGTTGGACAAATCAAGAAAGAAATTTCAAAGCTCACTAATATTCCCGGAGAAGAAATTAGCATTAGCTTTTTTAGCATGCGGAAGTTAAATGATCACATAACCTTCAGTGAGGATTTGAGCTGTCATGGCAAAGGTGGAGAAAGATTCTGGATAAGTAGAAATACTGCTTCAGCTTTAGCTCCGGAAGTTAAAGATCCTGAAGCAGATTGTTAG